Proteins from one Arthrobacter sp. DNA4 genomic window:
- a CDS encoding molybdenum cofactor guanylyltransferase translates to MQKSMVVFDALILAGGRSSRLGGVPKQSLVYQGQTLLERAVAAADGARRTVVVGDAGSLPVESGGLPAPSTRPSAVLMCREEPQFAGPAAAIAAGLAALARSGEGAPWCLVLACDMPLASQAVAVLKDVLTGTDAAAGGGGVMACSGDGRAQPLAGFYSTAELTKACCDLAARNALVNGSVRALLASLDVQLVTVPAGSTSDVDTWDDAAALGIAAGNQRAGQDPFMGGANVGGKS, encoded by the coding sequence GTGCAAAAGAGCATGGTGGTTTTCGACGCCCTGATCCTGGCCGGGGGGCGGTCATCCCGGCTGGGCGGGGTACCCAAGCAGTCGCTGGTCTACCAGGGCCAGACCCTCCTTGAGCGCGCCGTGGCCGCGGCAGACGGCGCCCGCCGCACCGTGGTGGTGGGTGATGCGGGGTCCCTGCCGGTGGAGTCCGGGGGTCTGCCGGCCCCGTCAACCCGGCCCTCCGCCGTGCTGATGTGCCGCGAGGAGCCGCAATTCGCCGGGCCTGCTGCCGCAATAGCCGCAGGCCTGGCCGCGCTGGCCAGGAGCGGTGAAGGTGCGCCCTGGTGCCTGGTGCTGGCGTGCGACATGCCGCTGGCCTCCCAGGCGGTGGCTGTGCTGAAGGATGTCCTGACGGGCACCGATGCTGCGGCCGGTGGGGGTGGTGTGATGGCTTGTTCCGGCGATGGAAGGGCCCAGCCCCTGGCGGGTTTTTACAGCACGGCTGAGTTAACAAAAGCCTGCTGCGACCTGGCTGCCCGCAACGCCCTGGTCAACGGATCTGTGAGGGCGCTCCTTGCTAGTCTGGACGTGCAGCTTGTCACAGTCCCCGCCGGGTCCACATCCGATGTGGATACCTGGGACGATGCTGCCGCGCTGGGGATTGCCGCCGGGAACCAGCGCGCGGGCCAGGACCCGTT